The DNA region CTTCGACGTTCAATTGCTGGTCGCCGATCCGCCTTGCGTGGCGAGCCGCCTCGCCTTCGACTGCACGCCGCGCGCGACCTTCATGGGCCTCGCCGTCAACGGCCGGCGCGTGTCGTTCGCCGAGAACGTGTTCTACCAATACCGGGACGGCAAGATCGCCGAGGTCTGGTCGGTCATCGACAAAGCGGCGATCGAGGCGCAGCTGCGGGCGCCGTGACCGTCTCACCTCGACCACGAAGCCGGCGCTTATCGCCGCGCACAGTCCGCAGGATGCGTTGAGCGCAGCGAAACCCATCGCTGCGACAAAGATCGTCGGTGGGTTTCGCTTCGCTCAACCCACCCTACAAGCGAACGTGGATGGCCGGGACACGGGCGTCATGCCCGTCTTCGACGGGCTATGCCCGGCCATGACGCGCGCGGCGCGCTTGCCTGCCCTCATGCTCGCCCCTCGCCCGCCGCTCATTTGCCTACATATGATTATTTTCTCAAATCCATCTTGCGCTCTTTTTCCCTCTATGCCTAAATTCCTCTACCTTGCTCGACGAGGGGCGTCTCCGGAGACGGTCCCAGAGGCGGAGCAACGGTGACGGGCGGCGCTGGAGATACGGCGCGGCCCGCATCGGGCCGGAACGGCGATTGAGCCGGAACGGCTGGGGCGGCGCCCGCGGGCGGGGCTCGTAACCCCGCACTCGGGAGGTCTCGGGACCCGTCCTGGGGGCATTACGACCCCTGCGCAGGGAGCCTGCTAGCAAGCCGCCGTTGCAAACACGTCCGCGGCCCAAGGCGCGACCAGGCGATGAGCCGAACTGGCGCCGCGGGAGCGACGACACCAAGGCCGTACAGGCCAACGTGTCGGGCGGACCGATGCAACGGCAGCGTGAAGCGCGGACCCGGGAACAGAAATCGCCGCAGCGGTGCGCCGAGAGGCGACGCGTCTGGCGCTCCAGACGCGCGCGCCCTGTCCGCCAAAGCCGCAGGGCCGCGGCGGACGACAGGCGTGGCTGGATACTGGCGCCTCTCGGCGCTCCGCCCCCTCGTATGTTTCGCCGGGGGCGGCCGAACGCAACCAAAACTCGGGCGCGCTCAGGCGCCGCGAGAACGATGGAGCTCGTCCTCATGTCTGAATCGATCGTCTACAGACCGACACTGTCGCCGCCGCGGCCGGAAAAGATCGAGATCCCGATCCACTTCCACCCGGGCGATAACGAAGCGACGCGCCAGGCGCGCCTCGCCTGGGCGCGCGAAGCCGCCGAAGAGCGGCGCAAACTCTTCGAAACCCGCAGCCAGCTGTTCACGGGCGTCGGGCTGTGGAAGGTGTGCGAGCACAAAGTCTGCCGCCGCAACAGGGCCTGCCGGGGCGACACCAACGAATGCATGATGAAGCGCTGGCGCCGCTATATCTCCGACGAAGACCGGATCTACCTGGCCAAGGTGTGCCACTTCGCCGCCCACGAAGGCATGACGATGGCACAGGCGATCGCCGCGGCCGATGCCGACCTCAAAGAGCGCGAGGAGATCGCGGCGCGGTCACGCCGCCAGCCCTAGCTGAACTTCCGGCGCGCATCGAGGCCGAGGCCCTTGCCGACGGCGCCGAACACGTCGCCGCTGGTGATGGCCGCCTAAGCGAACATCGCGCGCACCAGCGCCTGCACCGGCAGCGCCATCGAGCTGCCGCCGGTCAGGAACACGGTGTTGATCTTGTCCGGCGACAGCCCCGCGTCGGCCACGGTGGCGCCGATGCAGGTCTCGATCCGCGTCAGCAGTTCGGCGATCGACGCAACGAAGGCGTCGCGGCCGACCGAGACGGCAAAGCCGCTCTCGACATAGCCGAGATCGAGCCTCGCGGCGGTCTCGCTGCTCAGCGCGATCTTCGCGCGCTCGATGTCGCTGATCAGGCGATGGCCCGAGCGGCTCTCGATCACCGACAGCAGGCGGTCGAGCAGCGCCGGCGATTGCGCTTCCTTGCGCAGCGCGCGCAGCATGGTCAGCACTTTATGCTCGTAGACCGCATTGATGTTCGACCACGTCGACAGGTCCCAATAGATCGCCTTCGGCATCTCCAGCTTCTTGCTGCCGTAGAGCGAGCCGCGGCCGAAGTGCGGCATGACCTGCCCGGTCGACAGCTGCCGGTCGAAGTCGGTGCCGCCGACGCGGATGCCGCGGTTGGCGAGGATGTCGGCGGCGCGATCCGCCTGTCTGATGCGCTCCGGCGACACCCGCACGATCGAGAAGTCGGACGTGCCGCCGCCGATATCGACGATCAGCACCACCTGCTCGCCTGTGGTCGACGTCTCGTATTCGAGCGCGGCGGCGATCGGCTCGAATTGAAATTCGATGTTCTTGAAGCCGATCTTGCGCGCGGCTTGCTCGAGATCGCTTTGCGCCTGGCGGTCGGCCTCGGGCGCGTTCTCGATGAACTGCACGGGCCGGCCGAGCACGACGCTGTCGAGGTCGCGATCGGCCTCGGCTTCGGCCTTGCGCTTCAGATGCTGCAGGAACAGGCCGAGGATGTCGGCCAGCGTCGCGTAGCGTTTGCCGATCTTGGTCTTCTCGTGAAAGATCGGACGGCCGATCACGCTCTTGAGCGCGCGCATGAAGCGGCCGCTCTCGCCGGCCATGTAATCGCGGATCGCTTCGCGGCCGAAGGCAGGATGCCCGGTCGCGAAATTGAAGAACATGGCGCTCGGGATCGTGTCGTCGCTGTTCTCGACGGCGGCGAGGAAATGCGCCCGCTCCGTCGCCAGGCACACCGTCGAGTTGGAGGTGCCGAAATCGATACCGCAGCAATAATTTTCAACGTCGCTTTGCATTTCCACCAACTACTTCCGCCGCCGCGCGGCCCATTCAAACGATTCTCACCGGCGGCGATAGAGCGTCGGACGCGCAAAGGCCGCGCTCGGCATCCGGCTTGTCGGCGCAGGCGCATGGCGGAGCGGCCGGCACAACCGCCGCATCGGCAGCGCCGCGCAAAACCTAGGCACTGGGAACTTTTCTACGCCCCGCGCGTTGTTGATGCGTGGAATGGCAGGGGGCACCACGTATGCCGATCTCGCGGAATGTTTTGTTCTTGCTCATTGGCGGCCTGATCGTCGCCGTCGCTGCGCTTGGTTACAAGGTCTATCAGGACCACAAGGAGCCGAAGGGCGTACAGCTCAACATCGGCCCGGCCGGCGTCTCGGTCGAAAAGAAGTAGTCGCAGAGCGTTACGCTTTCAACACGGCCCGCCTTTTGTGGCGGCAGCCGGCAAACCATGGAGATTCATGAGAGAGATCCAAACCACCGACGCCGCCCGCGCCAAGGCTGAAACCGCCTTCAAACGCAAGGAAGCCCAGGCGCGCGAAGGGGCCATCGCGATGAAGGAATACCTTGCCGCCCAGGTGGCGACGCGCGAGAGGATGGAGCGCCTGCGTGCGCTGCGTCTCAGCAAGGAAGCCGCCGAGGCCCAGGCCGCCGGCAAAAAAACCGCCGCCAAGGCCTGACGCGTCGCTCCGCCATCACACCCAGCGCTTGATTGGCCCGACCTGTTGGGTCGGGTGATCAAGCTCGACGACGGTCTCGTCGATGTAACACCAGCCCCAGCCTTCCGGCGGATCGTAGCCCTCGATGATCGGATGGCCGGTTGCCGCGAAGTGCTTGGTCGCGTGCTTGTTGGGCGATGAATCGCAGCAGCCGACATGGCCGCAGGTGCGACACAGGCGCAGGTGCACCCACCAGCTTCCGGTCTTGAGGCATTCCTCGCAGCCGCGAGCGCTCGGCGTCACGTCGTGGATGGCGTCGGTGTGCGTGCATTCAGTGGCCATGGTGTCGCTCCTTGCGCGACCACCATAGCAGAGGCGAAGACTACCTGCCTCTGCTCACGGTCATTGCCGGGCTCGACCCGGCAATCCATGACGCCGTGCAACGCGCAAGGCGGAAAGTGCGGCCCCTCATGCGTGGACAGCCATCATGGATGCCCGGGTTCAAGCCCGGGCCTGACGCTGTGCAGGTGGTATCTGCCAGCGCGCCTTTGCCCTCCCCTACAACGAAAAACGACCGTCTCACTTCCAACACGAAGCGGTCGTTGATGGCCGCCTGGGCGCGTTCTTTGGGGAGTGGCCGATGCGGCCGATCATCGCCGGCGTTGTGATAGGTCTGCTCGCGCTGGCGCCGATGGCGCAGGCCGCGAGCGATGCGGCGCCGGGCAAGCCTTCGGTACAGAAGACGAAGACGCATAAGCCCGCGCATAAGAGTGCGCATAAGAAGACGAGAAAGAAGCGGGTGTCGCGCCACTGGCACGGCTACGGCTTCCTGCCCGGCTATCGTCCGCCCGAGGTGATCGAACGCGAACGCGAGGAACGTTACTGGGCGAGCGGGCCGCATTGGTACGGTCCCGCCTGGCCGGGCTTCTATCGCGGCCGTTGGAACGGCGGCGGCTTTGGTCCCTGCTACACCTACACGCCGATCGGCTACATGTGGAATTGCGGCAAGTAAGCCGTCGCTTAAGCGCTCAGGTAAGCCACCCCGTGGGCTGTCTGTCGCACACATCGCTGCATCGGAATGATGCAATTTCGGCGCGCTTCCAGCCGTAAATTCGTGCAGCCGCGGCGATTGACGGCGCGCGACTTCTCCCACCACATTACGCGCCCCTGACATCGCAGGATCGTTTCATGATCGCACGTCGCCTCGCCTGTTCTCTCATCGTCACCGCGCTCTCGTTCACCGCCGCCGCCGCGCAAAGCTGGCCGGAGCGTCCGGTGACGATGATCGTGCCTTTCGCCGCCGGCAGCGCATCCGACACGGTCGGCCGCATCCTCGCCGCGCGCCTGGGCGATGTTCTGGGTCAGCAGGTCGTGATCGAGAACATGGGCGGCGCCGGCGGCACGATCGGCACCGGCCGCGCCGCGAGAGCCACGCCCGACGGCTATCAGTTCATCCTCGGCGGCATCGACACGTTCGCCATGAGCAAGGCGCTGTACAAGAAGCTGCCGTACGACCCGGTCGCGGATTTCGTGCCGGTCGCGCTCGTCGCCGAACAGCCGATCGTGCTGCTGGTGCGCAAGGATCTGCCGGCGAAGGACCTCAAGGAGTTCATCGCCTACGGCAAGGCCAATCCAGGCAAGCTGCAATACGGCTCGGCCGGCGTCGGCTCTGGCTCGCATCTTGCCTGCGCGCAATTGTTCGCCGCCGCCGGCATCGAGGGCGCGCATGTGCCCTATCGCGGCTCGGCCCCCGCCATGCAGGACGTCATCGCCGGCCGCCTCGACGGCATCTGCGCGCTCGGCGCCGCGGCGCTGCCGCAGATCACGAGCGGCACCGTGCGTCCGCTGGCCATCCTGAGCAAGGAGCGCTCGCCGCTGCTGCCCGATCTCGCCAGCGCCAGCGAACAGGGCCTGAAGGATTTCGACGCGCCGTTCTGGAGCGCCTTCTTCGTGCCGAAGGGCACGCCCGACGCGGTGGTGAAGAAGCTCAACGCCGCCGCGCTCGACTTGATGAACACGCCGTCGAGCGCCGAGGCATTGAAGAAAGTCGGCACCACCTTTGTCGCGGCTGACCGCCGGTCGCCGGAGTATCTGCAGAAGTTTCTCGACAGCGAAATCGCGAAATGGGCGGCGATCATCAAAGCGAGTGGCGTAACATTGGATTGAATTGATCGCGTTTCGTCATAGAGCTTACATCGCAGAGCCCTTTCCTCGCCGCATTACGCCGCTAGCAACGGCGCATGAACGCACCGATCCCCTGGAACTACGATCGTGGCGAAATGATCGCCGATGCGGTCGTTCACGTGCTCGGCAACGCACTGGCGATCGCCGGCGCGGCGGTATTGTTCGTCATCGCCGCGCACGGCACCTTCGTCGAATTCGCGGCGGTCGCGATTTATCTCGCCGGCTTCATGGCGATGTTCGGCTTTTCGGCGGCGTACAATCTGTGGCCGGTGTCGCCGGTCAAATGGTGGCTGCGCCGGCTCGACCACTCGGCGATCTATCTGCTGATCGCCTCCACCTATACCGCCTTCGTGCTGCCGCTCGGCGGTCTCACGCCGGTCATCGTGCTCACGGTGTTGTGGACGACCGCCCTCGCCGGCATCGCGCTCAAGCTGCTGTGGCCCGGCCGCTTCGACCGCGCCTCGATCGCGCTCTATCTCATCATGGGCTGGAGCGGGCTGTTCGTGCTCGGGCCGATCGCCGCGGCGCTGGCGCCGATGACATTGGCGCTCATCGTTGCCGGCGGCGTGCTCTACTCGGTCGGCGTTGTCTTCCACGTCTGGCGCGCGCTGCGCTTTCAGAACGCGATCTGGCACGGCTTCGTGCTGGCGGCGGCGCTCTGCCATTACACCGCGGTGCTCATCTCGCTCGAGGCCTAAGGCCTCTTGTCTCGCACGGCGCGGCCCGCTACCTGCTCGGCATGGCCTTCCCACTGACCGTCACCCAGACATTGACCGCCGCCGCCTCGCCGGAGGACCTGTGGCGCGCGTTCGAGGCGGTCGAGCAATGGCCGACCGCGATGCGGACCTTGGCGAAGGCAAAGCGCGAGCCGGCCGGTGCGCTCGCCGCCGGCAGCCTCATTCGCACCCGCGCTGTGCGCGGCAGCGACGCCGCCGACCGGGACTACCGCGTCGTCACGGTGGAGAAGCCGCGCTACCTGGTGCTGGCGGTCGAGGACGAGGAATACCGCGCCGTCACGCGCTACGAGATCGTGCCCCGCCGCCCCAACGACACCGACCTGCTCGTCACCGCCAGCTTGGACGCCGTCGGTCTGATGCAGAGCCTGCGGTTTTTGGCCTGGCGGGCGCGCATCGCGCCGGCGCTCAAGACCAACGCGCGCGAGCGCGCGCAGGGCCTTGTGGATCTCGCCGAGCGCTTCGCCGGCACGCCGGCCGCCACAACGCTTTCGTAACCATACGCACCCTAGCCTCGCGCGCATGAATTCATCCGCGCGCTCCTATCGCTACCGCGCTGCGCCGCGCCCGGCGCCGCCGCGGCGCCGCGGCTCGTATTTGCCGGGCTTGCTGATGCTCGCCGGCGTCTGCATCGTCGCGGCGACCTTTTCCGGCAAGCCCAAGCCTTCGCCCAAGCTGTCGGATGCCGGGCCTAACACGTTGACCGACGTGCGCGTGGTCGACGGCGACTCCCTGCGCAGCGCCGACCGCAACATCCGCCTCGTCGGTATCGACGCCCCCGAGCGCAACCAGACCTGCCGCGACGGCCGCAACCGCGACTGGGCCTGCGGCGCGGCGGCGGCGGCGCGCCTCACCGAACTGATTGGACGCGGCCCCGTCACTTGCACGCCGAAGGGTCACGACCGCTATGGTCGCACATTGGCGGTCTGCGCGGCGGGCGCCGTGGCCGATCTCGGGCAGGTCCTGGTGCGCGAAGGCTACGCCGTCAATTACAGCTTCGACGACGATGGCTACGCGGAGGCCGAACAGGAAGCGCGCATGAGCGGCCGCGGTCTTTGGCAGGGGGCATTCGAGCGGCCGCAAGATTGGCGCCGCCGTCACGCGCAGGCGGGATAGCCGGCGGTCAGTGAATGTAGCGCTCCGCCCAGATGAACAGGGCGTAGAGATGCTGCGGATAGATCGCGAAGTAAATGATCGCCGCAATAGGCGCGATCGGCAGGACCCAGTCTCGCATCGATACATCGCTCGCAGACATACAATGCGACGATCATGCATCCTCCGCGTGTAAAATAAGTTCCCGCGATGCCTACAGCTTATTGAAAACTCTAGTGAATTTGGATGCTATGGCCGCTGACAGCGGCTCCCGGCCGCACCTCAACCGTCACCGCCTCGCGGCATACGGTGCATGCGAAGCTGCGCAGCTCGGGATGGCCGAACGCCGCCGGCACCTTGCGGGCCAGCCGCATCGGGGCTCCGCAGCGCGGACACGTCGGCAAGGGTTGGGCTTCGCTCATGCGGGAGAAATGGCTGTATTCGCGAGTTCCAGCCAGTCCGGACTAACCCTTAAGTGCGGCCCCGCGCCGCGATCCGCGCACCGCCCGGGTCATTCCTTCTCGGTCGTGAAGTACAGCGGGAAACCGTTGGCACGGCCGAGCTCGGTCGCTTCCTTTGCCTTCGTCTCGGCAACGTCGCGCGTATAGACCGCGATGACACACGCGCCCTTCTGATGCGCCGTCAGCATCACGCGATAGGCTTGGCTCTCGTTCATGCGGAAGACCGCCTTCAGCACCTGCACGACGAACTCGCGCGGCGTGTAGTCGTCATTCAGGAGAATGACCTTCCACAGCGGCGGCCGCTGCACCTTCGGTTTGGTGCTGGTCTTGGGACGCGTCTTGACGCGAGGATCGCTCATCGCGGGCTCCGCTGCCGACGGCGGTCATTTTCACCGCCGCGGCCGGTTCCGGCAAGCGGTATCGGGCATGCCGGCAAGTCAGTCGTCAGGCCGGCTTGAAGTTCATCGCCACGCCATTGATGCAATAGCGCAGGCCCGTCGGCGGCGGGCCATCCGGAAAGACATGGCCGAGATGGCTGCCGCAACGGCTGCAATGCACTTCATCGCGGATCATGCCGTGGCTGAAATCGCGATCGCTTTCGACCGCGCCGGGCAACGGCTCGTTGAAGCTCGGCCAACCGGTGCCGCTCTCAAACTTGACCTGCGACTTGAACAGCGGCTGGCCGCAGCCCACACATTCGAACGTACCCGCGCGCTTCTCGAAGTTGAGCGCACAACTGCCGGGCATTTCGGTGCCGTGGCCGCGCATGATGCGATACTGCTCGGGCGTCAGCAGGCTGCGCCATTCTGCATCGGTGTGGGTAACGGGAAAGGTCTTGGTGGCTGTGGTCATGGTCATCCCAATTAAAAGGCGCTGGAGACTGCCCCTCATATAAGATGGTGTTCGCGTAGGGCCAAGTGGCCCACCGCGGGCCACACCTGGTCGCCGATGACAAAGATCAAGGCCGGGACAACGCCGTTCGACAGTCTGCTCGCGGGAACGCCAGCCCCGCTCACTCCGTTTTCGCTCATCATGGGCCATCCGCCAGAGGTGCTTCGATGCTCGATTTTCCCGTTGCTCCCCCGATCGTCGTCAAGGACACGCCGCATAACCGCAAGCTCACGACGCTGAACGAGGCACGCGTCTTCGTCGACGAGATGCTGCATCAACGGCGGCTCTCGACGCTGCGCGAGATCAAAGCGCGGCTCGACGACGCGAGGGACGAAGAAACGGCGATCGAAGCGATCGGGGCGTTGCGCGAATTGCTGGCCGACGAAGACCTGATCGGCTAACGGAACGCACGCCTCTCCTAGGAAAATTCGGTCGCTGCATAATGCGGCGTCGCGTCGCATTAGCTTCACGGCCGTGACGTAAATTACGTCAGCGCTCCTGCTTCATCGTCGGGACAATGCCGCTACAGTCGGCGCGAAACGACGGGAGGGGGGCCAAGAAAATCCGAGGAGGAGGCCCCGATGGAACTGCTGCGAAATTTTGAACGATTTGCGCGCTCGCGACCCGTGATCGAATGCGCGCAATGCGGCGATCGAATTTACATTCCGGAATGGTCGGAGAGCCTCGATGGTGGTCGCGTTCGCCATCTTTGGAAGTGCGAGGCCTGCGGCTACGCCTTCGAAACCACCGTATGCTTTGAAGCAGAAGTGGCGGCGTGAACCGGCGGTCAACGCGCCACGATCACGCCAGCAAGCGATGAAGAGCCGGCCAAGCGCACGCACCCTCGCCCACATAATGATGCTGCGGTGACGAAGCGCTGGCCGGCTTTTGATGCCGGCTGTCAGCGAGCCGACACAAACGCGGAACTTACCTTCCGTCCTTTGCATTGTGTCTCCAGGTAATTTTTCACATCTGGAGGAAAAGCCATGGCAAAGACAGCGCGACGGAACGCAAGCTGGCAGCGTCCCGGCTCGCCCATCGGCCGCAAGGGGCCGCGCAAAGCTCACCCCCGTTACACGCGCAACAACAACAAGACCTGGAGCAGCGGCGACGTGCGGACGCTGCGCCAGCTCGCGCGTCAGAACACGCCGACCCGCGTCATCGGCCTCAAGCTCGGCCGCACGGAAACGTCGGTGCGCGGCAAGGCGCAGCGCGAAGGCATTTCGCTCAAGCCGACGAACCGCTCGCCTTATACGCGCCGCCGTCGCAGCAGCCGCTAGCTATCGTCGGCCGGTTCGCTCGGACGCGACGTTCACGCGGTTGTGCGCGGAACGTCGCGTTCGCTTTGGCTATGATGGCGGCATGGTTGATCGCCGCACCGTATTGGGCGCCATTGCCCTCGCCCTGACGTCGCGCCTGGCGCGAGGGACCGAGATGAGCCGCATCTCGGCCTATGCTTTCACCTTCCCCGGCCTCAATGGCGACGACATCCTGCTCTCGTCCTACGCCGGCCGGCCGATCTTGGTGGTGAACACCGCCTCGCTGTGCGGCTACACCCCCCAATATGCGGGCCTCGAAACGCTCTGGACGCGTTACCGCGACAAAGGACTGATGGTGCTCGGCGTGCCGTCGAACGACTTCGGCAACCAGGAGCCAGGCGGCGCGGCCGACATCCTCAAGACCGCGCACGACAGCTACCATGTCACCTTCCCGCTCACCGCCAAGGTGACGGTAAAGGGCGCGGGCGCTCACCCCTTCTACCGCTGGGCGGCGCAAGAGCGGCCCTTGGAAGCGCCGCGCTGGAATTTCCACAAGTATCTTGTCGGACGCGACGGTCAGTTGCGCGGCGGCTATGCCTCGGCGATGGAGCCGAACGATCCGCGCATCATCAGCGCGATCGAGCAGGAAGTGCTTGCCGGCTGAGCCCAAGCGGCCCGCTTTGGACCCCACCCCGACATTCACTGTCAGCACGCAACGGTCGGCACACAACTGTCAGCACGCGCCTTGACGAATCACCCGGCGCGTGTCGCACTGAACGCGACATTCGGTCACGCGGGCCGGCGGCGTTGGAATGCCGACCCGTAACGGAGGTTCCTCCCGCGTGGCGTAATAACTAGGGCGGCCACAAGGGCCGCCCTTTTTCCGTTCAGCGCTGCGCACAGCTCAGTAGCAATAATCCCGTGACACGCGGTGATAGCTGCCGTCACGGTATTTGCGCCAGCAACGCCCCTGGTACCAGTAGTAACGGCCGCGCGGCTCCATCTGGGAGCCGATGGCGGCGCCGGCGGCCGCGCCGATGATGCCGCCGGCGACAGCGCCGCCAGCCTTGCCGGTCGCAGCGCCGCCGACGATCGCGCCGATACCGCCGCCAATGATCGCGCCGCCGAGCGTATTGTCCTGCGCCGCAGCCGGCCGCAGCGACGCCGTACCCGCCAGCGCCAGCACGGCCGCAATCGCCAAAGTCCGTTTCATGGGTCCATCCTCCGTCACCCTCTCGATGGGAACCTTCTAAGGGGGTTGCCCGCCGCGATCAAATGCGCCGCCGGAGGGCCGCTCAGGCCGCTTCCTTCGCGGCGGCGGCCTCCGCCGTCTCGAGCGGCTCGATCGCCTCGACGAGTTGCAGGAAGGCGCTGCCCGGCAGCGGCGGCGCGAACACGTAGCCTTGCGCCGAGCGGATGCCGAGCTCGCGCAGCAGCGTCACCTGTTCGAAATTCTCGACGCCCTCGGCCACCACGTCCATGCGCATGTTGTGCGCCAGG from Pseudolabrys taiwanensis includes:
- a CDS encoding Hsp70 family protein; this translates as MQSDVENYCCGIDFGTSNSTVCLATERAHFLAAVENSDDTIPSAMFFNFATGHPAFGREAIRDYMAGESGRFMRALKSVIGRPIFHEKTKIGKRYATLADILGLFLQHLKRKAEAEADRDLDSVVLGRPVQFIENAPEADRQAQSDLEQAARKIGFKNIEFQFEPIAAALEYETSTTGEQVVLIVDIGGGTSDFSIVRVSPERIRQADRAADILANRGIRVGGTDFDRQLSTGQVMPHFGRGSLYGSKKLEMPKAIYWDLSTWSNINAVYEHKVLTMLRALRKEAQSPALLDRLLSVIESRSGHRLISDIERAKIALSSETAARLDLGYVESGFAVSVGRDAFVASIAELLTRIETCIGATVADAGLSPDKINTVFLTGGSSMALPVQALVRAMFA
- a CDS encoding glycine zipper domain-containing protein: MKRTLAIAAVLALAGTASLRPAAAQDNTLGGAIIGGGIGAIVGGAATGKAGGAVAGGIIGAAAGAAIGSQMEPRGRYYWYQGRCWRKYRDGSYHRVSRDYCY
- the msrB gene encoding peptide-methionine (R)-S-oxide reductase MsrB codes for the protein MTTATKTFPVTHTDAEWRSLLTPEQYRIMRGHGTEMPGSCALNFEKRAGTFECVGCGQPLFKSQVKFESGTGWPSFNEPLPGAVESDRDFSHGMIRDEVHCSRCGSHLGHVFPDGPPPTGLRYCINGVAMNFKPA
- a CDS encoding thermonuclease family protein — encoded protein: MNSSARSYRYRAAPRPAPPRRRGSYLPGLLMLAGVCIVAATFSGKPKPSPKLSDAGPNTLTDVRVVDGDSLRSADRNIRLVGIDAPERNQTCRDGRNRDWACGAAAAARLTELIGRGPVTCTPKGHDRYGRTLAVCAAGAVADLGQVLVREGYAVNYSFDDDGYAEAEQEARMSGRGLWQGAFERPQDWRRRHAQAG
- a CDS encoding UBP-type zinc finger domain-containing protein, coding for MATECTHTDAIHDVTPSARGCEECLKTGSWWVHLRLCRTCGHVGCCDSSPNKHATKHFAATGHPIIEGYDPPEGWGWCYIDETVVELDHPTQQVGPIKRWV
- the trhA gene encoding PAQR family membrane homeostasis protein TrhA; its protein translation is MNAPIPWNYDRGEMIADAVVHVLGNALAIAGAAVLFVIAAHGTFVEFAAVAIYLAGFMAMFGFSAAYNLWPVSPVKWWLRRLDHSAIYLLIASTYTAFVLPLGGLTPVIVLTVLWTTALAGIALKLLWPGRFDRASIALYLIMGWSGLFVLGPIAAALAPMTLALIVAGGVLYSVGVVFHVWRALRFQNAIWHGFVLAAALCHYTAVLISLEA
- the clpS gene encoding ATP-dependent Clp protease adapter ClpS; amino-acid sequence: MSDPRVKTRPKTSTKPKVQRPPLWKVILLNDDYTPREFVVQVLKAVFRMNESQAYRVMLTAHQKGACVIAVYTRDVAETKAKEATELGRANGFPLYFTTEKE
- a CDS encoding glutathione peroxidase, which gives rise to MVDRRTVLGAIALALTSRLARGTEMSRISAYAFTFPGLNGDDILLSSYAGRPILVVNTASLCGYTPQYAGLETLWTRYRDKGLMVLGVPSNDFGNQEPGGAADILKTAHDSYHVTFPLTAKVTVKGAGAHPFYRWAAQERPLEAPRWNFHKYLVGRDGQLRGGYASAMEPNDPRIISAIEQEVLAG
- a CDS encoding Bug family tripartite tricarboxylate transporter substrate binding protein, with the translated sequence MIARRLACSLIVTALSFTAAAAQSWPERPVTMIVPFAAGSASDTVGRILAARLGDVLGQQVVIENMGGAGGTIGTGRAARATPDGYQFILGGIDTFAMSKALYKKLPYDPVADFVPVALVAEQPIVLLVRKDLPAKDLKEFIAYGKANPGKLQYGSAGVGSGSHLACAQLFAAAGIEGAHVPYRGSAPAMQDVIAGRLDGICALGAAALPQITSGTVRPLAILSKERSPLLPDLASASEQGLKDFDAPFWSAFFVPKGTPDAVVKKLNAAALDLMNTPSSAEALKKVGTTFVAADRRSPEYLQKFLDSEIAKWAAIIKASGVTLD
- a CDS encoding ester cyclase, producing MNDAGLAALYRDYIACLNRQDWPALGSFVQDDVVHNGRRLGLSGYSAMLEQNFRDIPDLRFDVQLLVADPPCVASRLAFDCTPRATFMGLAVNGRRVSFAENVFYQYRDGKIAEVWSVIDKAAIEAQLRAP